The genomic window TTCTGTGGCGCTTCAATTTTTGGGTTGGTCGCGCCACTATCCGAGATTGATAACATAGGTGTATCTATCATAGAGGTGTGGTGTGGTCTGATTGAATGGATTTGGTGTTTGATCCTTTGGGTCttacttttgtttattttgtcgAGTTGTCTAAGCCCTTTTTAACCTTCGTGGATAGAGTATGTTTATGTTGACGGAcaccattattattaataaatattttaccaTCAGAAATACTAAAAGAAAAGCGGTTAACTTGtaatgtaaacttttttttttagttgtgtAAATCAGGTATTCTCAGCGCGTAACTGTAGAGACTAATCCCTTGAACGTTGTGGGACACAAATGAGCAACAAACTCAacctaagagttttaacgttGTTGCATGCCCATGTCAGGAATCGAACCTAGCATCTTGCTTAAGCTATAGAAGACTTAAATGTAAACTTTTGATATAGGTATTGTTATCAAATCTATAGTTGGAAGATAGTTTTTAGTGATTTGAGGAATGCTTAACATGTCTTTCAAATTGAGCAGCCTGTGGCAAGTGTTAAGTTTTATAGAACCAACCAGAGTCCATAGGCAAATAATTAAAAGGTTTGCACCATTTCTACTTTCTGAGATCCCTGACCATTATAATCTTTGACTTGGATCTACCTGAACCAGAGgctttcaaatttatttttcataattgaAAGTTAATATGCAATATACAGTTATAATATGCAATATGCAGTAATTTGAAACCATGCATGTATGATCTATCTCACTCTGTACTAGACACAAGTCACACAACTTCATGACTATTTGTACTAGAAACAACTTCTATACTTATTTATGAGTTGACAACGGAACACTTGATCCGAATTTCCCCAGCGGAGCCTGCGAGGACCTCAATGGCTCCCATCCTCTCCATTGACCGTGCAAACTCTGTGAAAAACTTGTTTTGATTAACCAATTCTTCAGCAATACCTCTTGACTGATCTTCTGTTAGAAGTGCAGCATCTGATTGAAAAAGACCTTTTTTCTGAAGAAGGTTAGGATAATAGTGATTGTTGAAATTTCCAGAACCGCCAAGACCCCTCTCCACCGTAGTAGTGGTGTCACTCAGACTCTTACATTTAGTCTTCAAGAATGCAGCATATGTGGAGTCCAAAGACGGGTCTTGATCGCCTTTTCCGGTGAAGTTATAAAGCCTGTTACTGAAGGCGTTGCAGTGAGCTATTCCAATTGTGTGTGCTCCTGATAATACAACCAGATCATGCACGGTAAGACCTTTACGCGCAAAGTTTTGTTTGAGCTGGGTGAAGTTGAAGAAAGGCGACGGGATATTGGTCAAGGCTTCGCTACTTTTCGACACTGTGCCATCTCTTCTACCAGTGAGCACTTCCCACAAAGGTTTCTTAAACTACAAGTTTTATATATGTGACATGTCAGTTAAGtgttaaaacaaaagaaattctGAGTCTGAATTTTGTTATATTGTCTAAACTTTAAAGTCATTGCTTGGAAGAATATAAAACATTGTTAGCTTACTTGTGCTGATACCGCGTCTCTAGCGGCCAATGCTAATATGTCAGCACAAGACACAGTTTTGGGACATTTTTCCTCGACCGCGCTTTTTATATCATCAATGATATCAAAGCCACTCGCTGTTAAATTAGGAATTGAATCCTTCTCTGCAGTGTTATTGGCAGTAGAGTTCAACAAAACTGAGCCATCACATCCCTGAAATGTTTATGTTTGCAATCATGTTACATATATTGTTATGTAATGTAACTCAAGAAtatgttgaaaattgaaatgttaCTCAAAATATTACACATACAAATATTCATAAAACCGAAAACATAACTGCATAAAAGTTTTGGTGTATTGATTTATACCCTGACAAAGCAGTCGTGAAAATGCAATAGAAGCAATTTAGCAGGTAATTTGGGATCAGCAGAGACATGCTGCAATATTTTGGTCTTAATAATGTCGTCGGCTTGAGGACAGGAATGCTTGTAAAACCTCTTCCTAAGGCTTCCTCCTTGACAGACCACAAGGAAGCTTAAAAGTAGCATGCAAGCTACTAGTGAAAATCTGAAATGAATGCTGAACTTAGGACATTGCATCCTTTTAtaacatcatattttttttgacttaacCATCACATTTTCTTATCTTATAGTAAAATAGAAATGACATTacttaatttaaaattgtaTGGGAGAGGTTAGTTTCAAATTATGTTCTAGAATGTAAAGTACAACTCAACTAATTTGAGGTCGAGACCTCACAGTTATGTGTGTGAATTTCAGCTAGTGCGTGCAGAGGCAAAACCCGGGAGTGACTGGGGTGGGCCATGGTCATCCCCtttaaaaaatgagaaattactaaaatacccttgatatttttataaaataaaacatatatactatatatatttgtttaggCGCAAAATTATCAAATAGAAGCGATAGCCTAGTGGTTGTTGCTATTAGACTTTTAATTAAATGACAACCTTTAGATTTGAGATAAcgtaatttataaataaaatataacaacaaaatagtcaatcaatattatttatttttttgaaaaaacctGCATACTAATTAATTTGATGTTATGATATGCCAACGTCTCTACAATTATGCTCAATTTCATTTGTTCTCATTTTCTTCTTACGTCAAACCCTCTTGACATTTGTAGCTTTAATATCTACAAACTACCTCTAAATTAAAAATCCCTTTAATAGATATATCGAACAaatgattaatgaaatgcaaatggaaatatatattattgagagtTTAGGTTAGCATACAAGTTTGTGTTTACATTAGATAGATCTAGCTCCTATTTTATGTTGTTTATAGTATGAATTTAGATCTAGCTCTTGCTCTTCTAGCATTGCCATTAAACCATTTACATAATGCCAAATCATAATGTTAGAGAACTTATAACTAAGTAACATTATGCAATTCATGTAATGTGATATTGAACCTTTTAGTTATTAAGATTAGATTATATGTATCAtctttaaaatcaataaatagagtTAACGTGGAATGTCACAGTTGGTTTGTCCTAAAATGGTTTGTCCTAAAACTTTATTATTGGAAAGTACTTGTACTCATATTACTTATTTTAGTTGTTTCTTGTGAAAGAAGGTCACCGACTGAAGTTATTTGCATGCCAATTGCGAAGGTTAGAAAATCTAACCAAAGTCAATTGATGCTTATTAAGTGACTTAGACAGTCTATCCTTTCCAAAGGTGTGGGTGGATGGTTGAATTTGGGTTTGCTCCATCTACTATTTCTTCatttattagatttttttttgtcgcCCTACTTACTTCTCGCGCACTTTACCCTTCCGCTACATAAGCAatggacgttataaaaatgagaaattttgtaaatgtcgcatgttacttaagtagcggacgttataatttttttttttggataggTGTCTATAAGGGGGGGTATCTGCTACTTAAGTTGCGGACAGaggtattttggtaaattcaTAGTCTATTTTCTATAAATGGGGGGTACTACTTTTCTCTATTTTCTATAAATGCTAGCTTAAGTCTTAGCCATCGTTGGCTTTGGGCTTCTCTAGAAGTGTTTGTAACTTAAAATTTCGAACCTTCATACTTCGAGATATCACCTGTTTCTCTCAGAAATCATGAATTCCTCTCCACACTCAACCTCTACTGTCTCATCCATGGAGGTTCCTTATGACCTTCCAAATATCGCTACCCTGGTGGAAACCATGAAAGGGATGTTGAGGGAAGATTTAGATGATATGTTTACTGACCCCGGGTTGGATGAACATTTTCTTGAGATAGTCGAGGATTTGTACATCTGTCCATTCGACTATCCCCTCTGCAATTAGGTTTTCTTAACCAAGTCCAAATGTTCAAGAACCTTCTAACTTCAGACCTTTCTTTTATTCAATCCATCGCTGAAGCCAGCAATAAGAACAATAAAGCCCTTTCTGCTGTCAGACATAAGAACAATAAGGCCATTTCAAAGCTTTATAGAACCAGAGTCCATAAGCAAACAATTCAAAGCTTTGCACCATTTCTACTTTCTGAGATCCCTGACCATTATAATCGTTGACTTGGATCTACCTGAACCAGAGTCTTTCAAATTTATCTTTCATAATTGAAAGTTAATATGCAATATacagtaatttatttttcataattgaAACATAATATGCAATATACAGTAATTTAAAACCATGCATGTAACTCACTCTATACTAGACAAGTCACACAACTTCATGACTATTTGTACTAAACCCCTTTGTACTAGAAACAAACAACTTCTATACTTATTTATGAGTTGACAACGGAACACTTGATCCGAATTTCCCCAGCCGAGCCTGCGAGGACCTCAATGGCTCCCATCCTCTCCATTGACTGTGCAAACTCTGTGAAGAACTTGTTTTGATTAACCAATTCTTCAGCAATACCTTTTGACTGATCTTGTGTTAGAAGTGCAGCATCTGATTGAAATAGACCCTTTTTCTGAAGAAGGTTAGGATGATAGCGACCGTCGAAATTGCCAGAGCTTCCAGGATCCATCGCCACCGTTGTAGTGGTGTCACTCAGACTCTTACATTTAGTCTTCAAGAATGCAGCATATGTGGAATCCAAAGAAGGGTCTTGGTCGCCTTTTCCGGTGAAGTTATAAAGCCTGGTACTGAAGGAGTTGCAGTGAGCTATTCCAATTGTGTGTGCTcctacaaatatatatatatatatatatatatatatatatatatatatatatatatatatatatatatatatatatatatatatatacacacacacaagtTAATTAGTATTAACGCGCAATCTTATGTGTATGCAATACAATTTATATGAATATACCTGATAATACAACCAGATCATGCACGGTAAGACCTTTACGCGCAAAGTTTTGCTTAAGTTGGGTGAAGTTGAAGAAAGGTGCTGGGATATCGGTCAAGGCTTCACTACTTTTCGACACTGTGCCGTCTCTTCTACCGGTGAGCACCTCCCACAAAGGTTTCTTAAACTGCAAGTTTTGTGTGACATGTCAGTTAAatgttaaaacaaaaaattctgaGTCTGAATCTTGTTGTATATAGTCTAAACTCTAAAGACATTGCTTGGAAGAATATATAAAATTGTTAGCTTACTTGTGCTGAAACAGCGTCTCTAGCGGCCAATGCTAATATGTCGGCACAAGACACAGTTTTGGGACATTTTTCCTCGACCGCGCTTTTTATATCATCAATGACATCAAAGCCAAGCACTGTTAAATTAGGAATTGAATCCTTCTCTGCAGTGTTATTGGCAGTAGAGTTCAACAAAACTGAGCCATCACATCTGATAGAAGATTAatagtagttaattaaataattattaggtagtagtttattaaataatttagatagtatttatattattagttgatCATCTATGTTATTGGGTTTTGTTTGGTTGAGTTTTATCCTCTAAGCCCATTAAaagtcttatatatatatatgtagtgttCTTATCAATTTGGAataatgaatgaaaatgaagtcttttatttatctttatttatttgtatttcttATTTGCTTTCCTAGGTTTAGCTTAGTGTAGCTTGATAGAGTCTCAACACTCTATCAATTGGTGCTTTCATTCTTGAACACCAACACCTCTCAGGGCTTATTCAAGCCTTCAACCTCCATATTATCATCCCATAACCACCCATGTTTCAGACACGTCTCCATATTATCCCTCCCACGCTCCTCCATTCTATCCTCAGCCACCACCCAACACCTACCCTTCATCTTTTAACCCATATTATTACCATACCTCCACCGTACCAACTCCACCCCCTCCACCCAACCCAAGTTTTCCTTCATATCCACATCACCTCCATCACCCATCATACCACACACCATTTCTTCATCAAGAACCAACTCACACTCCCATTTCCAACTATGTTTCCCCACAAGGGTTCCTTGGCTCCTACCAACAACCAGCAACCCACAATGAACCCATTAATCCTAGCCTTTCACTTTCCAACACAGCCTACTTTAACAACCAACCTCCACAGCCACCCAATACCTCCACTCCCATCTATCATCATGTTGACCTTCCCTCTCACCAGAACCAAAACCCCACACCAACAGTCCCTCCTTCATTTCCTACTCACACCATTCACAAACCACCAACACCCACTCCATCACCAAACCCATATATCTCCTCACCGTCACCACAAACACTCCCTCCTTCAAGATTAGAGACAAAACTTTCTAATTTTGATGGAAGTGAAGATGCTTATTGGTGGATTATTTGCTCTGAAAAATCCTTCAACAACAGGAATCATAGCTTATCAGATGCagagaaaataattgaaagtatTTTAGCATTGAGAGGTGCTGCCCTCACATGGTGGTTCAGCTGGTTTCCCACACATCGAAGGCCATGTTGGGATTCATTCACATGTGGATTACTTCGGCAATTCAAGCCTGAATGGATACCCATTTTACCCATTGatggtgaagaagaagatgcAAAAGACCCAACAGAAAGTAAAGAAGTTCTAGAACCACTTGAAGAAGAAAAGCAAGTGAAAGATGAAGAAAAGGTGAAAACAGaaagtgaaaaagaaaataatctttctCCAATACCACCAGAAATTGTGGTTTTCACGGTCTCTGATCTTCCATCGCCAAAATCGCCGGAACCAAATCCGCCGGAGACAAAATCACCGGAGAATAGCTTCTTCATCATGCTTCCTCCACCTCCGAAACCACCAGACCTACAGTTTCCGTCAGAACGCTTCTCAGCTCCGCCTCCGGCGATTCGGCCGCCGTTGAAACCGCCAGATCCATCACCGAGTTTTCTCATATCTCAGTCTCATCTTCGAACACCACTGTGCTTCTCAAAGTCACCGCTCATCAACTCACTACCACGGCCACCGGAAAATGTTTCTTCTCTAACTCTGGCGCCTCCGCCGTCATTGAAGCCACCGTTTACCAACCAAACTCTATCACAACCACCTAATTCGTCACCGTCGTTATTGAGACCGCCAGCAAAGCCACCGGATTTAAAGTCAGGCGTTGAATTGCAACTTATTATGCCAATGGTTAAATGGTTAAACACAAATACTGCTTATTGTCCTTTCTCCATCGTGACACCCAGAGAGTTTTTGCACTGTCCGATCAACAGGGAGCTTCAACAAATGAATCTCAGCCGTGCATACAAATCACAATTCGCTTGCAGCCTTCTCCACCAACAGCGAGTTGCCACGTGTCCAATTGTTTGTCTCCCACCTTCACCCAAGCACGTGATGTAGGACTAGGAGTACTGGTGTTTCTGCCTATATCCATTTTCCATGCGCCAGTTGTTGTCCTTTTGCAGGATTTCAAATCCACCCCATCCTTATGTGACACTATTAGTACTAACCCATTCACAACTTCCCACGTGTTTGGATTTCCACCTTTTCACAATCCAATTTGCAAGGACAAAATTCAAGTGATGTGCAAACAATTAGTCTCCACCGAAACAATTTTGGGTCGCCAAACAATGGCCCAATCTTTTTGCTATGCACAAATCTTCATGGACAAAAATCATGTGTATGCCTCACCACAACTCATTTCAGTTGATCTACTCCACATTCGTCCGGCTCGTAAATCTCCCGACTCATATCcgaaccttgaggacaaggttcaAGTGAACCCGGCGGTAATGATAGAAGATTAatagtagttaattaaataattattaggtagtagtttattaaataatttagatagtatttatattattagttgatCATCTATGTTATTGGGTTTTGTTTGGTTGAGTTTTATCCTCTAGGCCCATTAAgagtcttatatatatatatgtagtgttCTTATCAATTTGGAataatgaatgaaaatgaagtcttttatttatctttatttatttgtatttcttATTTGCTTTCCTAGGTTTAGCTTAGTGTAGCTTGATAGAGTCTCAACACTCTATCAACATCCCTGAAATGTTTATGTTTGCAATCTTGTTACACACAAATATGAAATATTCATAAACCGAAAACATAACTACATAGAAGTTTTGGTGTTATTGATTTATACCCTGACAAAGCAGTCATGAAAATGCAATCTAAGCAACTTAGCGGGTAAGATGGGATCAGCAGAGACATGCTGCAATGTTTTGGTCTTAATAATGTCGTCGGCTTGAGGGCAGGAATTCTGGTAAAACCTCTTCTTAAGGCTTCCTCCTTGACAGACCACAAGGAAGCTTAAAAGTAGCATGCAAGCTACTAGTGAAAATCTGTTATTCATATTCAAATTGAAACTGTTCCCTATAGTAATCTAACCTTGAGaattgaaacttttttgttttgaaaaggTGAGAAATGAATGCTGAACTATAAGGACATTGCATCCTTTTATAACATACTTTATTTCAAATTGTATGGGAGAGGTTAGTTTCAAATTATGTTCTAGTATGTAAAGTACCACTCAACTAATTTGAGTTCGAGATCTCACAATTTTGTGTGTGAATTTCAGGTAGTACATGTTCGTCttcagacaaaaaaaaaaattattatgttaTACTCCTTTTTTATCAGTAGGAATTGAATTCGCTACCTGAAGTTTACAACACTCGCACATCAATTACTTAAGCTAGACCCCAGTGGTATGTTCTACCCTTATGATAACAACACCTtccataaaacaaaaaattaattcaatGTTCAATCATTGAATGTAATGCGCGTGATTTAGCTATAGTTGTTGCTATTAGACTTAATCTTCTATAGGTATTTCCTTAGGCATATCTGTGATATTAATTAACCTTTGTCTTaattacacatttggtcccttacgtttattttaggtttcaatttggtctcttacgtttaaaaagtatcaatttggtcccttacgtttattttaggtttcaagttagtcctttccgtcaattttgtcacatgtggcagtcaatttgcacatatggactgacacgtggcacttggacacactgacacgtgtactgttcaaacggtattagtgacaaaattgacggaaaggaccaaattgaaacctaaaataaacgtaagggaccaaattgatactttttaaacgtaagggaccaaattgaaacctaaaataaacgtaagggaccaaatgtgtagttaagccttaaCCTTTAGATTTGAGTGATGTCAGGC from Trifolium pratense cultivar HEN17-A07 linkage group LG1, ARS_RC_1.1, whole genome shotgun sequence includes these protein-coding regions:
- the LOC123888338 gene encoding uncharacterized protein LOC123888338; translated protein: MNNRFSLVACMLLLSFLVVCQGGSLKKRFYQNSCPQADDIIKTKTLQHVSADPILPAKLLRLHFHDCFVRGCDGSVLLNSTANNTAEKDSIPNLTVLGFDVIDDIKSAVEEKCPKTVSCADILALAARDAVSAQFKKPLWEVLTGRRDGTVSKSSEALTDIPAPFFNFTQLKQNFARKGLTVHDLVVLSGAHTIGIAHCNSFSTRLYNFTGKGDQDPSLDSTYAAFLKTKCKSLSDTTTTVAMDPGSSGNFDGRYHPNLLQKKGLFQSDAALLTQDQSKGIAEELVNQNKFFTEFAQSMERMGAIEVLAGSAGEIRIKCSVRKGKVREKMQCPKFSIHFRFSLVACMLLLSFLVVCQGGSLRKRFYKHSCPQADDIIKTKILQHVSADPKLPAKLLLLHFHDCFVRGCDGSVLLNSTANNTAEKDSIPNLTASGFDIIDDIKSAVEEKCPKTVSCADILALAARDAVSAQFKKPLWEVLTGRRDGTVSKSSEALTNIPSPFFNFTQLKQNFARKGLTVHDLVVLSGAHTIGIAHCNAFSNRLYNFTGKGDQDPSLDSTYAAFLKTKCKSLSDTTTTVERGLGGSGNFNNHYYPNLLQKKGLFQSDAALLTEDQSRGIAEELVNQNKFFTEFARSMERMGAIEVLAGSAGEIRIKCSVVNS